A DNA window from Candidatus Hydrogenedentota bacterium contains the following coding sequences:
- a CDS encoding TolC family protein: protein MVLTNKHNRLSARVRTGRALSRLLACVAAGALAVSCARFTPPERGADELPVPPEFALYDDGGEIPAQWWQIFESEELNRLVEQALTGNLSLQQVYARLIQAEFVAIQAGAGRFPELGYSGDASVSRQRADTGESRDRLEFLNQKIAAWNQLAGAGAVPPADLLDALEQAGTSLKALDTLLAEQPSPHSTFTSRSYRFGLGSSFEVDLWGRVRSQYEAALSDVEATREDVYGAMLSLSAIVTREWLSAVAQQQAITLVQKQLELNKTTL, encoded by the coding sequence ATGGTGCTGACCAACAAACATAACCGGCTGAGTGCCCGAGTTCGAACCGGCCGTGCGCTGAGTCGTTTGCTCGCGTGTGTCGCGGCCGGTGCGCTCGCCGTTTCCTGCGCCCGGTTCACGCCGCCGGAACGCGGCGCGGACGAGCTGCCCGTTCCCCCGGAATTTGCGCTCTACGACGACGGCGGCGAGATTCCCGCGCAGTGGTGGCAGATTTTCGAGTCGGAGGAATTGAACCGGCTGGTCGAACAAGCCTTGACCGGCAACCTGTCGCTCCAGCAGGTGTACGCACGGCTGATCCAGGCTGAATTTGTGGCGATTCAGGCCGGCGCGGGGCGTTTTCCGGAGCTGGGGTATTCGGGCGACGCTTCGGTGAGCCGCCAGCGCGCCGATACGGGCGAGTCGCGCGACCGCCTCGAGTTTCTCAACCAGAAGATCGCCGCGTGGAACCAGTTGGCTGGCGCGGGCGCCGTTCCCCCGGCTGATCTCCTCGACGCGCTTGAACAGGCCGGGACCTCGCTGAAAGCCCTCGATACTTTGCTCGCCGAACAGCCGTCGCCGCACAGCACGTTTACCTCGCGCTCGTACCGGTTCGGACTGGGCAGCAGTTTCGAGGTCGACCTTTGGGGGCGGGTGCGGTCGCAGTATGAGGCGGCCCTGAGCGACGTCGAAGCGACCCGCGAGGACGTGTACGGGGCCATGCTGAGCCTGTCGGCCATCGTGACCCGGGAGTGGCTGTCGGCCGTCGCCCAGCAACAGGCGATAACCCTGGTCCAGAAGCAGCTTGAACTCAACAAGACCACCCTTGA
- a CDS encoding DnaA/Hda family protein: protein MKRFSFNTFLAADGNRAALDICKRIADLQPAGPMPVLLLGEEGCGKTHLLYSIWKRVKASSPRTSLAVITAREFRREVRDLIGDPSPVEKAESAILLIDQLELFDDLLEELEAVVRIFLDNHHYVMLASNVHPRRLKALPQGLRDMIASGQTVEIRVREGETQLEILKREMRRESQAVIEKQHLEIERLRELLERVGAAEKDAGEAPSLDMALEQERAKTAELARQLEEATASARSLKDEVASLEDRLRSSQDQQQAPANEVTRLEETVAQVREELDAARVDGDNLRRELQRRGDAEEQVEHLRTALETAQSEKERVLADTVTAQEDERRRFEEERAAFQQQLHAAHQESAQARYEANMLVERAEKLVSQIETNQIRFRETEQEQRRQIRELEALLAAGPVSEEQGALIAGLQEQLQTAEEQLESAKRQFEQERHELADRLARNEEHLQQEMSRLLGQADEARRTLEQALSESAQLKEAFNAA from the coding sequence ATGAAGCGGTTCAGTTTCAATACTTTCCTTGCGGCCGATGGCAATCGCGCGGCTCTGGATATCTGCAAGCGCATTGCGGACTTGCAGCCGGCCGGGCCCATGCCGGTGTTGTTGCTCGGCGAAGAGGGATGCGGGAAGACCCACCTGCTCTATTCGATCTGGAAACGGGTGAAGGCCTCCTCGCCGCGCACCTCTCTGGCGGTGATCACGGCGCGGGAGTTCCGGCGCGAGGTGCGCGACCTGATCGGCGATCCTTCGCCCGTCGAAAAAGCCGAATCGGCCATCCTGCTCATCGACCAGCTCGAACTCTTTGACGATTTGCTCGAAGAACTCGAGGCGGTGGTGCGGATTTTTCTCGACAATCACCACTATGTCATGCTGGCCAGCAATGTGCATCCGCGGCGTCTTAAGGCGCTTCCTCAAGGGCTGCGCGACATGATCGCCTCGGGCCAGACCGTCGAAATCCGGGTGCGCGAGGGTGAAACCCAGCTCGAGATCCTCAAGCGCGAAATGCGCCGCGAAAGTCAGGCGGTCATCGAGAAGCAGCATCTCGAGATCGAGCGGTTGCGCGAGTTGCTCGAGCGTGTCGGTGCGGCAGAAAAAGACGCCGGAGAGGCCCCGAGTCTCGACATGGCCCTCGAACAGGAGCGCGCGAAAACCGCGGAACTGGCAAGACAACTCGAGGAGGCTACAGCGTCCGCCCGCAGTCTCAAAGATGAGGTTGCTTCGCTGGAGGACCGCCTGCGCTCGAGTCAGGACCAGCAACAAGCGCCCGCAAACGAGGTGACGCGCCTCGAGGAAACCGTTGCCCAAGTACGAGAGGAACTCGATGCTGCCCGGGTAGACGGCGACAATCTTCGCAGGGAACTGCAACGCCGCGGGGATGCCGAGGAACAGGTCGAGCACCTGCGGACTGCGCTCGAGACCGCGCAATCGGAAAAAGAACGTGTTCTTGCCGATACCGTGACGGCCCAGGAAGACGAGCGGCGCCGCTTCGAAGAGGAGAGGGCAGCCTTTCAACAGCAACTCCATGCCGCGCACCAGGAATCGGCCCAGGCGCGGTACGAAGCGAACATGCTGGTCGAGCGCGCTGAAAAACTGGTGTCGCAGATCGAAACCAACCAGATACGGTTTCGCGAGACCGAGCAAGAGCAGCGGCGGCAGATCCGGGAACTCGAAGCGTTGTTGGCGGCCGGGCCGGTATCCGAAGAGCAGGGTGCGCTCATCGCCGGCCTGCAAGAACAGTTGCAGACGGCGGAAGAGCAGCTCGAAAGCGCGAAGAGACAGTTCGAGCAGGAACGCCACGAACTGGCAGACCGGCTCGCGCGCAACGAGGAGCATCTCCAGCAAGAGATGTCGCGGCTGCTCGGCCAAGCCGACGAGGCCCGCCGTACACTCGAACAGGCCTTGTCGGAGAGCGCTCAACTCAAGGAGGCGTTCAATGCCGCC
- a CDS encoding CerR family C-terminal domain-containing protein, with protein MRIRKDGEETRKRILDAAFQVFGEKGYRDATHAEICHRAGVNSAAINYHFGSKDGLYRATWEDAAARADALYPLDGGMPADAPAEERLAGLVRALLLRRADQEQLGHLHSIRMMELVNPTGLLDDAIAAWRDKSQAHFLGAIGELLGPHATQTDLELCEMSIASQCIMAFKRKRLWAFKDDAVDVMASHIVRFSLAGIAAVREAIQSRVSGGVRKTAGA; from the coding sequence GTGCGTATTCGAAAAGACGGTGAAGAAACCCGCAAACGCATTCTTGATGCGGCGTTTCAGGTATTTGGCGAGAAGGGATACCGTGACGCGACTCACGCGGAGATATGCCATCGCGCGGGGGTGAACAGCGCTGCCATCAACTACCATTTCGGGTCGAAGGATGGACTGTACCGGGCGACGTGGGAGGATGCTGCTGCACGGGCCGACGCGCTGTATCCCCTGGACGGGGGGATGCCCGCCGATGCGCCTGCCGAAGAGCGTCTCGCGGGGCTCGTCCGGGCGTTGCTGCTACGCCGGGCCGACCAGGAACAGCTCGGCCACCTGCACAGCATCCGGATGATGGAACTGGTGAACCCGACCGGGCTGCTTGATGACGCCATTGCCGCGTGGCGCGACAAGTCGCAGGCCCATTTCCTTGGGGCCATTGGGGAACTCCTGGGGCCGCACGCGACGCAGACGGACCTCGAGCTGTGCGAGATGAGCATAGCCAGCCAATGCATCATGGCTTTCAAGCGAAAGAGGCTGTGGGCGTTCAAGGACGATGCCGTCGATGTAATGGCTTCCCATATCGTGCGGTTCTCGCTGGCGGGCATCGCCGCCGTACGCGAGGCAATACAATCACGCGTTAGTGGGGGAGTCCGGAAAACCGCCGGTGCATGA
- a CDS encoding carboxypeptidase regulatory-like domain-containing protein, with product MKEQARFILLVAGVVVAVGGLWLLLRAASSPPDSEISPPAARERGDAPSVAPAPVGRHETPSPRRITGGAVGSHRDTTTAVGQIAGRPQSGIGVVKGEVVWADTKAPVAGAEVIAEMRDFQEGQPPTVTARWRTVTGPNGAFLLEKLPEYRVILDQNVYYGLYAQKDDAYGESGFQLTDDEPAAYERIEIYPAGMISGRVVSASGEPVAKAWLSPHRYRPEGTDRDTYAAASSDGITDESGQFTIRNLRPGTWSFVVRAADYVTRISDFAEVGSEDLTVTLERGATVSGTVVNVNDDKPVPDIDVRLFPADYTLNHLYTKAESGADGTFTMTGVGAGVYRTAVRDDEYVLVESSTEITVEQGKALTGLKIPVGLGGAVTGRAYDVDTSEPLENVVIISRHGGGNEAHTDSDGYYRIGGLPEGQNVIGRKWKVGYLHGEQREDKEVMVRLGEVVQDIDFPMKKGLYLRGKVTDRQGAPIEFAYVRSDVMNDSGEGESSQTRADGSFEHRGFSPNTEVTLVASKDGMEQTRVGPLTIGAADLEGIEITMDPGASIKGEVVDPKGNPMLNIHVSAQGDAASSSGDTDAYGRFTIGGLGPGVYTLSMYDYGQEGASTRIENVQRVTVPKAGTVDGIRLVFKPEQGPVIAGRVMDRRRNPIAGVQVSAHGEDGLASWGNTRSDADGRFELTGLKPGRHRVMASDQRYMYPQEPIIAETGDRNVELVLAGKGTVEGRVLDARTGQPIKHFTVSCMQGLQQAVTGYSPYGRSRSFFDEKGAFTLTDVDAGEATLFAQAAGYVPAMQQLQNVDEYTPVTGLVFRLESGGCIRGVVTDESGEPVSGATLSVRVKTPEGQSQGAQAAKTDGRGRFVIDGISAGIEGLYAEREGFLPATVDVRAAAGRTEEVTIRLSRGGTVQGRVTVNGKPAGGQQVVIPDPSLGTFRYTRTDDQGRYSVSGLSNGQVEVSVNPMPGGVDISRNAGQTALVEEGRTTVVDFNL from the coding sequence ATGAAAGAGCAAGCGCGTTTCATACTCCTCGTAGCGGGGGTCGTTGTGGCTGTCGGCGGGTTGTGGCTGTTGCTGCGTGCGGCTTCGTCTCCCCCGGATTCAGAAATCTCGCCGCCGGCAGCGCGAGAGCGAGGCGATGCGCCCTCTGTCGCGCCTGCTCCGGTTGGGCGCCATGAGACTCCCTCCCCGCGCAGGATTACCGGTGGCGCGGTAGGGTCGCACCGCGATACCACTACGGCGGTGGGCCAGATTGCGGGCAGGCCGCAATCGGGCATCGGAGTCGTGAAGGGCGAGGTTGTCTGGGCCGATACGAAAGCGCCCGTCGCCGGGGCGGAGGTCATCGCCGAGATGCGCGATTTCCAAGAGGGACAGCCGCCAACGGTCACCGCCCGCTGGCGCACGGTCACCGGCCCCAATGGGGCTTTCCTGCTCGAGAAGCTGCCCGAATACCGCGTGATTCTGGACCAGAATGTCTATTACGGGCTTTACGCGCAGAAAGACGACGCCTATGGCGAGTCAGGGTTTCAGCTTACGGACGACGAACCGGCGGCGTATGAGAGGATCGAGATCTATCCGGCCGGCATGATCTCGGGGCGGGTCGTCAGCGCATCCGGAGAGCCGGTGGCAAAGGCATGGCTCAGTCCCCACCGGTACCGCCCCGAAGGAACGGACCGCGACACGTATGCCGCCGCCAGTTCCGATGGCATCACGGACGAGTCCGGGCAATTCACCATCAGGAATCTCCGTCCGGGGACCTGGTCCTTCGTTGTGCGCGCCGCGGACTACGTGACGCGCATTTCGGATTTCGCCGAAGTGGGGTCCGAGGACCTGACGGTGACCCTCGAGCGCGGCGCCACGGTATCCGGGACCGTCGTCAACGTCAACGACGACAAGCCGGTGCCGGATATCGATGTTCGCCTGTTCCCCGCCGATTACACCTTGAATCACCTGTATACGAAGGCGGAGAGCGGAGCGGACGGCACGTTCACCATGACGGGGGTGGGGGCCGGCGTCTACCGTACGGCGGTTCGCGACGATGAATACGTCCTGGTCGAGTCCTCCACCGAAATAACCGTGGAACAGGGGAAGGCGCTGACGGGTCTCAAGATTCCCGTTGGGCTGGGGGGCGCCGTGACGGGGCGTGCCTATGATGTCGATACGAGTGAACCGCTCGAGAATGTCGTCATCATCAGCCGGCACGGCGGCGGCAACGAGGCCCACACCGACAGCGACGGCTATTATCGCATCGGGGGCCTGCCCGAAGGCCAGAATGTCATCGGCCGCAAATGGAAGGTAGGCTACCTGCACGGAGAACAGCGCGAGGACAAGGAAGTCATGGTTCGCCTGGGCGAGGTGGTCCAGGATATCGATTTTCCGATGAAAAAGGGGCTGTACCTTCGCGGCAAGGTCACGGACCGCCAGGGCGCGCCCATCGAATTCGCGTATGTGCGCAGCGATGTGATGAACGACAGCGGGGAGGGCGAGAGTTCGCAGACGCGCGCCGACGGCAGTTTTGAACATCGCGGCTTTTCTCCGAATACGGAAGTGACGCTTGTCGCGAGCAAAGACGGCATGGAGCAAACCCGTGTCGGTCCGCTGACCATCGGCGCGGCGGATCTCGAGGGCATCGAGATCACCATGGACCCCGGCGCGTCCATCAAGGGCGAGGTGGTTGACCCGAAGGGCAACCCGATGCTTAACATTCACGTGTCGGCGCAGGGCGATGCTGCTTCGTCGAGCGGCGACACCGACGCGTACGGGCGGTTCACCATTGGCGGCCTGGGCCCAGGGGTCTATACCCTGTCCATGTACGACTATGGTCAAGAGGGCGCCAGCACGCGCATCGAGAACGTGCAGCGGGTCACCGTTCCGAAGGCGGGCACGGTCGATGGCATCCGGCTCGTGTTCAAACCCGAGCAAGGTCCGGTCATCGCCGGGAGAGTCATGGACCGCCGCCGCAATCCCATCGCCGGGGTCCAGGTCAGCGCTCACGGTGAAGACGGCCTTGCGAGCTGGGGCAACACGCGTTCGGACGCCGACGGCCGGTTCGAGCTGACCGGACTGAAACCGGGCCGGCACCGGGTCATGGCCAGCGACCAGCGGTACATGTATCCGCAGGAACCAATCATTGCCGAGACGGGAGACCGGAACGTCGAGCTCGTTCTCGCGGGGAAAGGCACGGTCGAAGGGCGCGTGCTCGACGCTCGGACGGGCCAGCCCATCAAGCATTTTACGGTCAGCTGCATGCAGGGGCTGCAGCAGGCCGTGACCGGATACAGCCCGTACGGCCGCAGCAGATCGTTCTTTGACGAAAAGGGCGCGTTTACGCTCACCGACGTAGACGCGGGCGAGGCGACGCTCTTCGCGCAGGCCGCGGGATACGTCCCGGCCATGCAGCAACTCCAGAACGTGGATGAGTATACTCCGGTGACCGGGCTGGTATTCCGCCTGGAATCCGGCGGATGCATTAGAGGCGTCGTCACCGACGAATCCGGCGAGCCGGTCTCAGGGGCGACGCTGTCCGTGCGCGTCAAGACGCCCGAGGGGCAATCCCAAGGCGCTCAGGCGGCGAAGACCGATGGCCGGGGGCGGTTTGTCATCGACGGCATCTCCGCCGGAATCGAGGGTCTCTACGCCGAACGCGAGGGTTTCCTTCCCGCAACCGTAGATGTCCGCGCCGCTGCGGGGCGCACCGAAGAAGTGACCATTCGCCTGAGCCGCGGGGGCACCGTCCAGGGGCGGGTCACCGTGAACGGCAAACCTGCGGGGGGACAGCAGGTGGTCATCCCGGACCCCTCTCTTGGCACGTTCCGCTACACCCGCACCGACGACCAGGGCCGTTACAGTGTTTCGGGTCTATCTAACGGCCAGGTCGAGGTCAGCGTCAATCCAATGCCCGGGGGTGTTGACATCTCTCGGAACGCGGGACAGACCGCGCTCGTCGAGGAAGGCCGCACCACGGTGGTGGATTTCAATCTCTAG